Proteins encoded within one genomic window of Rhododendron vialii isolate Sample 1 chromosome 1a, ASM3025357v1:
- the LOC131318952 gene encoding uncharacterized protein LOC131318952, with product MRHPECIKFREKPLPLEEEMRILFGTNTTIGEHMHTPSLGSIPAAPKKRTINLEVDDIDALLDNDAEIQELVHPLEDVSKKRRVDGSTTKKGKGKQGTMGSRLEACMQQICDSTDSASSPSSVHCSAPNIPTIKECSEKLLLLLEFDTDPTLWAKAHNL from the exons ATG CGCCATCCTGAGTGCATCAAGTTCAGGGAAAAGCCTTTGCCACTTGAGGAGGAAATGCGCATCCTTTTTGGTACCAACACAACTATTGGTGAGCATATGCACACACCTAGTTTAGGCTCAATTCCAGCTGCCCCGAAAAAGCGTACTATAAATTTGGAGGTGGACGACATTGATGCATTGTTGGATAATGATGCTGAGATTCAAGAGTTGGTGCACCCACTGGAAGATGTCTCCAAAAAGAGGCGTGTTGATGGATCGACTACGAAGAAAGGCAAAGGCAAACAGGGTACCATGGGCTCAAGACTTGAAGCTTGCATGCAACAAATCTGCGACTCAACTGATAGTGCAAGTTCTCCCTCCTCCGTCCACTGTTCTGCCCCTAACATTCCAACGATAAAAGAATGCAGTGAGAAGCTATTGCTACTCCTTGAGTTTGACACAGATCCAACATTGTGGGCAAAAGCCCATAACCTTTAG
- the LOC131329211 gene encoding uncharacterized protein LOC131329211: protein MAACDFDMCFTFVLSGWEESVHDTRIFFDCIRNPALNFPTPQGDQFYLVDAGYPNTPGYLAPYKGCRYHPSEWRDGGTPRTNFERFNKIHSSLRCTIERPYGVWKARWPLICDMLVGFTMTTQVALVSATMAIHNFIRRNNFSDIPFGFYDRRPTFLPSDREVETTAPNGNHGSRVQRDNRNMDIVRASMRDFMMENNIR from the exons ATGGCTGCATGTGACTTTGATATGTGCTTCACTTTTGTCTTATCGGGATGGGAAGAAAGTGTGCACGacacaagaattttttttgattgcaTAAGGAATCCTGCGTTAAATTTTCCAACACCACAAGGAG ATCAATTTTATTTGGTAGATGCCGGGTACCCAAACACTCCTGGTTATCTAGCACCATACAAAGGTTGTAGATATCACCCTTCTGAATGGCGTGACGGAGGCACACCAAGGACCAACTTTGAAAGGTTTAACAAAATACACTCCTCTCTTCGGTGCACCATTGAAAGACCATATGGCGTTTGGAAAGCTCGTTGGCCTCTGATTTGTGACATGCTTGTTGGCTTCACAATGACAACACAAGTAGCTCTTGTATCCGCAACGATGGCGATTCATAATTTTATAAGAAGGAACAACTTTTCTGACATTCCTTTTGGTTTCTATGATAGACGACCAACTTTCTTGCCTTCAGATCGAGAAGTAGAAACCACAGCACCTAACGGCAACCATGGAAGTAGGGTCCAACGTGATAATCGTAACATGGACATTGTAAGGGCATCTATGCGAGATTTCATGATGGAAAACAATATACGTTAG
- the LOC131329220 gene encoding uncharacterized protein LOC131329220: protein MGTADSGPGMCTFHKERGHYTTQCKPFKWYLEELAAAGHLNPWIDVRRNPLPPPPPVIGNIIGVIQGLISEGKTAKLRSEIDRAIVALSVCNIGTSAKRKWEDPSLNSPITFTSEDLKGVQLSHMDALVVTITIDKSMVQRVLVDQRSSIDVIFYSTFKNLRLSPVQLRIATTPLVSFTGAPVWPLGLITLPVRASSRVIEVEFVVLSSPSPHNIILGRAWLHGDVKF, encoded by the coding sequence ATGGGAACTGCAGACAGCGGCCCTGGGATGTGTACATTTCATAAGGAGCGAGGTCATTACACTACACAATGCAAACCATTCAAATGGTATCTGGAAGAGCTTGCCGCGGCAGGGCATCTTAATCCATGGATTGACGTTCGAAGGAACCCGCTTCCCCCACCTCCACCGGTCATAGGCAACATCATAGGCGTAATACAGGGGCTTATATCCGAAGGAAAGACAGCCAAGCTCCGCTCTGAAATCGATAGAGCCATTGTCGCTTTGTCTGTTTGTAATATCGGCACTTCGGCGAAGCGGAAATGGGAAGATCCGAGCCTCAACAGCCCTATAACTTTTACGTCCGAAGACCTAAAAGGAGTCCAACTGTCTCATATGGATGCCCTCGTTGTTACCATTACTATTGATAAGTCAATGGTTcaaagggtgttggtcgatcAGAGAAGTTCGATTGACGTAATATTCTATTCGACCTTCAAGAACCTTAGACTTTCTCCCGTTCAACTTCGGATAGCAACTACTCCGCTCGTTAGTTTTACAGGTGCCCCGGTTTGGCCGCTCGGCCTGATCACTCTACCCGTGCGAGCCAGTTCACGAGTGATAGAAGTAGAGTTTGTGGTGCTTTCCTCTCCTAGCCCCCACAACATCATACTTGGTCGTGCCTGGTTGCATGgtgatgtgaaattttaa
- the LOC131329231 gene encoding uncharacterized protein LOC131329231 yields MAGYERLSFMDAYRGYHQIALAKEDQVKMTFISPRGAYCYNVVPFGLKNAGATFQQTITKKFLGMLGRILEAYIDDMVCKSKYARDYLRHLGEVFAVLKQHKLRLNAEKCAFDVGSGKFLGYMVSRRGIEADPTQLTVVQNIQALTTIKEVQQLTGMVAVLNYFIRRSDDLCRSFFQAIKTSQRRFVWTEECERALQSLKAYLSHAPFLVTPLPEEDLYLYLVVSDHATSSVLVRKEGMEHLPIFYSSKTMMDSQTRGQALADFFAELTPGLQDEANALATAAEKARIADEEAFVEWSDPLSESLRAQYTAGTKKPKREWKLFSGVVWQMTVDGASNVNGAGARIVLVSPSGTVHESVVSIGYPATNNEAEYEALIVGLQLALRHDADSFDRVEVEWIAREHNDHADALAGLASVYKTSGSHTIVFDEVETPSFEPSVYPVMTITLGPSKMDPIIAYLKNQVLPPNRREAHKIRCQVANYFLDLNDNLYRRTFTGPDLRVVHEDQVESVLDELHSRSYGAHSEGRTMAQQALTQGYWWLKMAFDIVGKMPKVPGGFEYMLTATDLFTKWVEASPLVKTTVGDVERNGQAEASNKTITWGLKRHLDRKLGLWVKKLPHVLWAYRTTPRQSTGCTPFSMAYGMEAVLPLSTLIPTTRMENFNHVDNNALVGAELNFAEELRDNANLWHAAYQQEVAWGYNKNV; encoded by the exons ATGGCGGGATACGAGCGACTGAGTTTTATGGATGCGTACCgaggctaccaccaaattgctcTGGCGAAAGAGGACCAGGTGAAGATGACTTTCATTTCCCCTCGAGGAGCGTACTGTTATAACGTTGTTCcgtttggattgaagaatgctggggctacttTTCAACAGACCATAACTAAAAAATTTCTTGGGATGCTCGGCAGAATATTGGAGGcctacattgatgacatggtATGTAAAAGTAAGTACGCTCGGGATTACCTTCGGCATTTGGGCGAGGTCTTTGCCGTTCTAAAACAACATAAGCTTCGCCTAAACGCGGAGAAATGTGCGTTCGATGTTGGCTCTGGAAAATTCCTTGGTTACATGGTAAGCCGCCGAGGAATTGAGGCCGATCCAACACAACTCACAGTAGTGCAAAATATCCAAGCTCTAACTACAATCAAGGAGGTGCAACAACTCACGGGAATGGTGGCCGTGTTGAATTATTTCATTCGACGCTCAGATGATCTTTGCCGATCGTTCTTCCAAGCGATCAAGACTAGTCAACGACGGTTCGTGTGGACCGAGGAATGTGAGCGGGCTTTACAGTCATTAAAGGCATACCTTTCCCATGCTCCATTCCTCGTTACACCCCTGCCGGAAGAAGATTTGTACCTCTATCTTGTTGTTTCGGACCATGCAACCAGTTCAGTTCTCGTTCGGAAAGAAGGGATGGAACATCTGCCAATCTTTTACTCGAGCAAGACGATGATGGACTCTCAAacgag GGGACAGGCTTTGGCTGACTTCTTTGCTGAGCTTACTCCTGGGTTGCAAGATGAAGCCAATGCTCTGGCTACAGCTGCGGAAAAAGCTCGGATCGCCGACGAAGAAGCTTTTGTAGAGTGGAGTGATCCTCTTTCTGAATCCTTGCGTGCTCAGTATACCGCAGGAACGAAAAAGCCTAAGAGAGAATGGAAGCTCTTTTCAGGAGTTGTTTGGCAAATGACGGTCGATGGGGCTTCCAACGTTAACGGCGCAGGAGCTAGGATTGTTCTTGTCTCACCAAGTGGAACCGTTCACGAAAGTGTCGTTTCCATTGGCTACCCGGCAACAAACAATGAAGCCGAGTATGAAGCTCTTATTGTTGGCTTACAACTTGCACTTCGGCATGACGCAGATTCG TTCGACCGAGTGGAGGTGGAATGGATCGCTCGGGAACATAATGATCACGCTGACGCCCTAGCAGGTCTTGCTTCGGTTTACAAGACCTCGGGCAGTCACACCATTGTGTTTGATGAAGTTGAAACTCCTAGTTTCGAGCCATCCGTTTATCCGGTCATGACAATCACACTCGGTCCAAGTAAGATGGATCCAATAATTGCGTATTTAAAGAACCAAGTTCTCCCACCGAACAGAAGGGAAGCACACAAGATCCGTTGTCAGGTAGCTAACTATTTCCTTGATCTGAATGATAATCTCTACCGAAGAACCTTCACTGGCCCCGACCTACGAGTTGTTCATGAAGATCAAGTAGAGAGTGTTTTGGACGAGCTTCACTCTAGAAGTTATGGGGCACATTCGGAAGGACGGACTATGGCCCAACAAGCGCTCACCCAGGGTTATTGGTGGTTAAAGATG GCTTTTGACATTGTTGGCAAAATGCCAAAGGTGCCTGGCGGATTTGAGTACATGCTTACGGCCACTGACTTATTTACTAAATGGGTAGAGGCTTCTCCACTGGTCAAGACCACAGTCGGGGATGTGGAAC GCAATGGTCAAGCCGAGGCGTCCAACAAGACCATCACTTGGGGGCTCAAGCGTCATTTGGATCGGAAGCTCGGCTTGTGGGTTAAAAAGCTTCCTCATGTTCTATGGGCCTATCGTACTACTCCTCGGCAGTCCACCGGCTGCACTCCATTCTCAATggcctatggaatggaagctgtacTCCCCTTGTCCACATTGATCCCCACTACTCGAATGGAGAACTTCAACCACGTTGATAACAATGCTCTTGTGGGTGCTGAGTTGAACTTCGCTGAAGAACTTCGGGATAACGCCAACCTTTGGCATGCGGCGTATCAACAGGAAGTTGCTTGGGGCTACAACAAGAATGTTTGA